AGTTTCTTCCCCGCCTCGCAGCGTGGGCGGGTGCTTGGGCTGTGGAGCTCGTGTTATGCCTTCGGTGGGTTGGTCGCTTCGCCGTTCGCCGGTTGGTGGGCCTACACCCTGGTCGGCACCTGGCATGCGGCGTTCTTCTCCAGCGCCGCGGTGGTGGCGGGCGTAGCCGTGCTGTTCTTCATCTTCCAGCGCAACAAGCCTGAGGATGTCGGCTTGCCGGCGGTGGAACCGGAACCCCAGAGCATGGCCCCGGGCGCGAACCTGTGCAGCGTCTGGGCGCCACTGCGCGAGATTCTGCGCAACCGCACGGTGCTTACCCTGGGGCTGGCCTATTTCATGCTCAAGCCCGCGCGCTACGCCATCCTGCTCTGGGGGCCGGTGATCGTCTTCGAGCAGATGCCCACGGTGGGCAAGGTGGGCGCGGCGATCATTCCCACCGCCTTCGAGCTGGCCGGGCTGCTCGGGCCGATCATCATCGGCCTGGCCTCGGACAAGCTGTTCGGCGCCCGGCGCATGCCGGCCTGCGTGATCAGCCTGGTGCTGCTGACCGTGACCCTGGCGGGCTTCATGGCGGCGATGCACAGCGGCAGCGTGGCGCTGGTGGTGGCCTTGCTGTTCGTCATGGGCCTGACCCTGTACGGCCCGGACTCGATGATCAGCGGCGCCGCGGCCATCGACTTCGGCACCGCCAAAGCCGGCGCCACGGCGGCCGGTTTCGTCAACGGCTGCGGCTCGGTGGGCGCGGTGCTCGGTGGCTTGCTGCCGGGCTACTTCGACAGCGTCACGGTGTTCATGATCTTCGCCGGCACCGCGCTGTTCTCCGCCCTGGTGCTGCTGCCGCACTGGAACAGCCGCCCGGCGACCGCGCCACAGGCCAACGACGTGGCTCCCAACACCGGCATGGCGATCAAGCCACTGCGTACCTAGAGGAAAGCGAGTAGATGAGACCCTTCTGGCTGCAACAGGCCCTGGACCAGGAAGACGAAGCACTGTGCCCGCCGCTGCAAGGCGACGCCCGCTGCGATGTGTGCATCGTCGGGGGTGGCTACACCGGGCTGTGGACGGCCCTGATGCTCAAGGAGCAAGCGCCGCAACTCGACGTGCTGCTGGTCGAGGCGGACATCTGCGGCGCCGGTGCCAGTGGCCGCAATGGTGGCTGCGCACTGTCCTGGTCGGCCAAGTACTTCACCCTTGAGCGTCTGTTCGGGGTGGTGGAGGCGATACGCCTGGTGCGTGAGTCGGAACGCAGCATCGAGGCCATCGGCGCGTTCTGCCGCGCCAATGGCATCCACTGCGACTACCGTATGGACGGTACCCTGTACACCGCCACGAACCAGGCCCAGGTTGGCGGTACCGACGCGGTGATCGCCGCGCTGGAGCAGAAGGGGATCAATTCGTTCCAGCGTTTGCCGTTGGCACAGGTGCAGCGGGTTGCCGGCTCCAGCCGCCACCTCGAGGGCTGGTATTCACCGGCCGCGGCCACGGTGCAACCCGGGCGGCTGGTGCGCGGCCTGCGTCGGGTCGCCCTGCAGCGCGGCGTGCGCATTCATGAGGGTACCGCGATGACCGGGCTGGAGCATGGCGCCCCGGTGCAGGTGCGCACCCAGGGTGGGACCGTTCGCGCCGACCGCGTGGTGCTGGGGCTCAATGCCTGGATGGCGCGGGCCTTCCCGCAGTTCGAGCGCAGCGTGGCGATCGTCTCCAGCGACATGGTGATCACCGAGCCGTGCCCGGAACTGCTGCGCCAGATCGGCCTGGACAGCGGGGTCAGCGTGCTCGACTCACGGATCTTCGTGCACTACTACCACAACACCTCCGATGGCCGGCTGATGCTGGGCAAGGGCGGCAACACCTTCGCCTATGGCGGGCGCATGCTGCCGGTGTTCGACCAGCCATCGCCTTACCAGCCATTGCTGCGCGACAGCCTCACGGAGTTCTTCCCGGCGCTGGCCGATGTTCCCCTGGCAGCCAGCTGGAACGGCCCCTCGGATCGCTCGGTGACCGGCCTGCCGTTCTTTGGTCGGCTCGACGGGCAGGGCAACGTGTTCTACGGCTTCGGTTACTCCGGCAGCGGTGTCGGGCCGTGCCACATGGGCGGGCAGATCCTGGCGTCGCTGGCACTGGGCCTGGACAACGACTGGACCCGCTCACCGCTGGTCAAGGGGCCGCTCGGGCAGTTCCCGCCGGAACCGATCCGCTACCTGGGGTCGTTGATGGTGCGCAACGCCATCCGGCGCAAGGAGCATGCCGAGGACCGCGGTGCACGACCGCGCCGGCTGGATGTGCGGTTGGCGCGCTTCGCGGCGGCGGCGGGGAAGGCGGACAAGGGCTGAGCGGCGCTTCAGCGCAGCTCGATCTGCGCGCACAGCCCGCCTTCCAGGCGATTGCTCAGGGTCAGGTTGCCGCCCATGGACTGGATCAATTGCTGGGCGATCGCCAACCCCAGCCCGGTGCCGCCGGTGCTGCGGTTGCGCGAGGCCTCGACGCGGTAGAACGGCTTGAGCACTTCGTCCAGTTCGTCTGCCGGGATGCCCGGGCCGTCATCCAGCACGCGGATCAGCGTCACCCCCTGTTCGTGGTTCACTTCCAGGCGTGCGGCACCGGCGAACTTCAAGGCGTTGTCCACCAAGTTCACCAGCACCCGGCGCAGGGCATGGGGGCGGGTTTCCAGGGTGGCCTGGGCGCTGCCATGGCGATCCACCCTGGCACCGCTGTCCTGGTAGTCGAAGACCAGGCTGTCGAGGAAGGCGTCGAGGTTGACCCGGCAGGGCGCCTCGGTGCTGCTGTCCATGCTGCGGGCGTAGGCCACGCCCTCGCGCACCAGGTGCTCCATGGCATCCAGGTCATGCCACAGCTTTTCCTTCTCCAACCCTTCGTCCATCTGCTCCACCCGCAGCTTCATGCGCGTGATCGGGGTCTGCAGGTCGTGGGAAATGGCGGCCAGCAGTTGCATGCGCTCCTTGAGGTAGGCGGCGATGCGCGCCTGCAGGGCGTTGAAGGCGACTGCGGCGTAACGCACTTCACGCGGGCCGCTCTCGTCGAGCAGCGGCCCGGGGCTGTTCGGGTCGAGGTTGTCGACAGCCTGCACCAGGCGTGTCAGTGGCCCGATGGCCAGGCGAACCGCCAGCCAGGTGCACGACAGCAGTACCAGCAACTGGATCAGCAGGACCCCGGGCAGCCAGGTGGCCACTGGCACCGGAGTGGGGGTGACATCGATGGTCAGCGGCGCGCCATCGGCCAGGCGCAGGTGGGCCTGGAAGTGCGCGTTGGGGCCGGGAATTTCCTGGAACGTCAGGCGGTACTGGCCGCCGATGGCCTTGACGATCGACTCGGCGGCCATGGGCGGGTCGGCCGTTGGCATTGCGGTGCCTTGCACACCGCCATCCAGGCGGTAGCGGTAGGTACGTCGCTCCAGCCGCGTGAGCCAGGCCGGGCGTTCTGCCGCAGGCAGGCGGTCGAGGATGGCCACCGAGGTGGCGACGTCCATTTCCAGGTTGCTGAGCATCATCGAGCGGCTGCTGACGTAGCGCTCGTAGGCTTGCAGGCTGAACGACAGGCCGTAGGCCAGCACCAGGCCGGTGAAGAAGATCAGGGCCAGGCGCGAGGCCAGGGTGCGCGGCCACTTCATATAGACGCCCCCAGCAGTTGCACCGCCAGGGAGAATACATAGCCCTCGCTGCGCACGGTCTTGATGCAGGTGGGCTCGCGGGCGTCATCGCCCAGGCGCTGACGCAGGCGGCTGACCAGCAGGTCGATGGAACGGTCGAAGATGTCTGCTTCGCGGCCCTGGGTGAGGTTGAGCAGTTGTTCGCGGCTGAGCACCCGCTGGGGGTGGTCAAGAAACACTCGCAACAGGCGGTACTCGGCGCCGGACAACGCCACCAGGGTGCCTTCGCTGTCGAGCAGGTGGCGCGCGGTGGTGTCCAGGCGCCAGGGGCCGAAGGCGATCAGCTGGCTGCTTTCGCTGATGGTGAGGTTGGGCGGCAGCATGCGGGTGCGGCGCAGCACGGCGTTGATCCGCGCCAGCAGTTCGCGGGCGGAGAAGGGCTTGGTGAGGTAGTCGTCGGCGCCCATTTCCAGGCCGATGATGCGGTCGGTCTCGTCGTTGCGCGCGGTGAGCATCAGCACCGGCGTGTTGCGGTGCTTGCCCGCACGCAGCTCGCGGCACAGCAGCAGGCCATCGTCGCCGGGCATCATGATGTCGAGGACGATCAGGTCGACCGCGTTGTTCTCCAGGAAGGCGCGCATCTGCCGGCCATCGGCGACGATGCTGGTGCGCAGGCCGTTCTTCTTCAGGTAGTTGCCGACCAGTTCGCGGATCTCGCGGTCGTCGTCGACGACCAGGATGTGATCGACATGTTCCATCGGGCGGTGTCCTTGTACGTTGGGAGTGGGCGCAGTCTACCGAGGTGATTGCGGCTTGCCTGCCCCGGTTTGTATTGCAGTGTATCTGTTGTATCCGCAGATACAGGAGGAGGCACGGCGGCCGCTGGGCCGACACAAGCGGGATACCTGGCGGGCATCAAATGGCGCTACCGGGAAGCACACGCCTTCCCACATAAAGCCGCACAAGGAGACACACCATGAACGCCAAGACCTTCGCCAGCGCCAGCCTGTTCGCCCTGCTCAGCCTGGGTGCCTTCGCCGCACAGGCCGCCACCCAGCCAGCCCCCGAAACCATGCCGTATCACTACGGGGAGCATCTGGACGTGAAGAAAGTGCTGTCGATCCAGACGGATCCGAGCGTCAGCTGCGGGGTGGCCAACTCACGCATGAACTACCTCGACTCCCAAGGCCGCCAGCACGACCTGCAATACCTCACCTATGCCACCGATGGCTGCCACGAACACTGATCGGGAGCCTGGCCGATGACTTCGATACCTGGCGGCGCCTGGCGCCGCCCTGGGCGTGTGTTGCTGGTCGCCGTGGCGGCCACCTGCGCCCTGGGTGGCCTGGCCCTGGCGGCCCGGTCGCCCGCGCCCGACCTGGGGGCCATGCCACCGTTGGCCGGCGCGCAGCAGTGGCTCAACTCGCCACCACTGGATGGCGCCGCGCTCAAGGGCAAGGTGGTACTGGTCGACTTCTGGACCTATGACTGCATCAACTGCCGGCGCAGCCTGCCGCATGTCAACGACTGGGCCCGGCGCTACGCCGACCAGGGGTTGGTGGTGATCGGGGTGCACACACCGGAGTACGACTACGAGCACGATGTCGGCAACCTGCGCACGCAGGTCCGGCAGTTGGGCATCGGCTACCCCGTGGCGGTGGACAACGACTACCGCATCTGGAATGCCTGGGGGAATCAGTTCTGGCCCGCACATTACTTCGTCGACCGCCGTGGCCAGGTCCGTCATGTGCATTTTGGTGAGGGGGACTACGCAGGCCAGGAACAGGTGATCCGGCAATTGCTGGACGAGCGGGAGTGACCCAGGCCTGGGGAAAGTGGCCGATCAGCGAACGGAATGTACCAATTGGAACATAAAGCTTTGTCCATCCCCGGGGTTCTCTTCTAGAATCCGCGCATGCCCAGGCGCCATGCCGGGCCATCGCCCGAGAGCCTCATGAGTTCCAGTACGCCGCTGTCCGGAGTCAACCAGCCGCTGCGCGGCATCGCCCTGGTGGTGGTGGCCACCTTCCTGTTTGCCAGCCACGATGGGCTTTCGAAGTTTCTCGGTGGCGTGTACCCGATCATCATGGTGGTGTGGGCGCGCTATGTGGTGCACACGTTGCTGATGGCCGGGATCTTCCTGCCCAAGGCGGGCCTTGCCGTGTTGCGCACCCGCCGGCCGCTGCTGCAGACCCTGCGCGCACTCAGCCTGCTCAGCACCAGCTTGTTGTTCACCGCTGGCCTGCAGTATCTGCCGCTGGCGGAGGCAACCTCGGTCAACTTCCTCGCGCCGGTGCTGGTCACCGCGTTGTCGGTGCCCTTGCTCAAGGAGCGGGTCACGCTGGGGCAGTGGGTGGCGGTGGTGATGGGGTTCATCGGTGTGTTGGTGGTGGTTCACCCGGGGGGCGCCCTGTTCACGCCGGCCATCCTGTTCCCGTTCGGTTCGGCGCTGGGGTTCTGCTTCTACCAGTTGCTCACGCGCAAGTTGGCGGCCCATGACAGCCCGACCACCAGCAACTTCTACGCGGGGTTGTGCAATACCTTGATCATGACGGCGCTGGTGCCGTTCTTCTGGCAGGTGCCGGCTTGGCCGCACGTGTTGTTGATGTTGGCGCTGGGCGGCTGCGGCATGACCGCGCACCTGCTGTTGACCCAGGCGTTCCGCCATGCCGCGCCAGCGTTGCTGGCGCCGTTCAGTTACTGCCAGATCGTGTTTGCCGGGTTGCTGGGGGCGGTGGTGTTCGGTCAGGTGCCGGACGGGATGAGCCTGGCGGGAATTTCGGTCATTTGCCTGAGCGGGTTGGCGGCGGCGTGGATGCAGCGGCGCGGCTAAGGTTTCGGGGCGCTGTCAGGATTGCATTCGCCGGCAAACCATTTTGAAGTTCATATAATCAGCCTGTTTGAAGTTTTGCGCGATGTCCGATTGTATTTAATGAACACGTGATTGGTGTTATCTATCGTGGTGGCATGATAGAGAGTGCCGATCATTTCGTCATAACTTTTGATTGGACGGCCGTGTATCGCAGTCAATAGCCTGTAGGGGTCGACAGTGTTGAAGTTGGTTATTCGGATAACTTGAAACTTCGCGCTGGTTATTCCGCACACCGCGATCACGGGTGACCCTGATGAACGAAGAAGAACATATCAAGCGTTACAATGGCCCGGCCGCAGGCTGGGGCGCGCTCAAGAGCGTGACCAAGGCCTGGCTGGGCAGCGAGAACGCCGTCAAGAACATCCGCATGATGCTCAAGACCAACCAGGACAGTGGTTTCGACTGCCCCGGCTGTGCCTGGGGCGAGTCGCCCGAGAGCGGCATGGTCAAGTTCTGCGAGAACGGCGCCAAGGCGGTCAACTGGGAAGCCACCGGGCGCTCGGTGGACCCGGCATTCTTCGCCAAGTACAGCGTCGGCGCACTGCTTGAGCAGAGTGACTACTGGCTCGAATACCAGGGCCGGCTGTCCCATCCGATGCGTTATGACGCCGCCACCGACCACTATGTCGAGATCAGTTGGGACGACGCCTTCGCCCTGATCGCCCAGCACTTGAACAGCCTTGAGTCGCCTGATCAGGCTGACTTCTATACATCGGGTCGAGCCAGCAACGAAGCCGCCTTCCTTTATCAGTTGTTCGTGCGCACCTTCGGTACCAACAACTTCCCCGATTGCTCGAACATGTGTCACGAGGCCAGTGGCCTGGGCATGTCCAGCACCCTGGGCGTGGGCAAGGGCACCGTGGTGTTCCACGACCTGGAGCAGGCCGACGCGATCTTCGTCATCGGCCAGAACCCTGGCACCAATCACCCGCGCATGCTCGAACCCTTGCGTGAAGCGGTGGAGCGCGGCGCCCAGGTGGTGTGTTTCAACCCGCTGAAGGAGCGCGGCCTGGAGCGCTTCCAGCACCCGCAGCACCCGTTCGAGATGCTCAGCAACGGTTCCGAACCGACCAACACCGCTTACTTCCGCCCAGCCCTGGGCGGCGACATGGCAGTGCTGCGCGGCATGGCCAAGTTCCTCCTGCAGTGGGAGCGCGAGGCCCAGGCCAACGGCATGCCGCCGGTGTTCGACCATGCCTTCATCAAGGCCCATACCGATGGTATGGACGACTACCTGGCGCAGGTCGACGCCACTTCCTGGGAACACATCGTCGAGCAGTCCGGCCTGAGCAAGGCCGAGATCGAGCTGGCCGCGCGCATGTACCGCAAGGCCGAGCGGGTGATCATGTGTTGGGCCATGGGCGTCACCCAACACCGTCACTCGGTGCCGACCGTGCAGGAGATCGTCAACCTGCAATTGCTGCGCGGCAATGTCGGCCGCCCGGGCGCCGGGTTGTCGCCGGTGCGTGGCCACAGCAACGTGCAGGGCGACCGCAGCATGGGCATCGACGAGAAACCGCCGACCTGGTTGCTCGACAACCTGCAACAGCGCTTCGGCATCGAGGTGCCGCGCGGCCACGGGCACAATGCCGTGCTGGCGATCCAGGCCATGGAGGAGGGGCGCACCAAGGTGTTCGTCGCCCTGGGCGGCAACTTCGCCCAGGCCACCCCGGACACCCCGCGCACCCATGCGGCGCTGCGCAACTGCGAATTGACCGTGCACATCGCCACCAAGCTCAACCGCTCGCACCTGGTCACCGGCCGTGACGCGCTGATCCTGCCGTGCCTGGGGCGCACCGAGATCGATATCCAGGGTGAAGGCCCGCAAGGTGTCACGGTCGAGGACACCTTCAGCATGGTGCATATCTCCCATGGCCAACTGAAACCGCGTTCGCCGCACCTGCGCTCGGAGCCGGCGATCATCGCCGGCATGGCCAAGGTGACTCTGGGCGATCGCCCCATCGACTGGGACTGGGTTGTGGCCGACTATGGGCGCATCCGCGACCTGATCGCCGATACCATTCCCGGATTCGCCGACTTCAATGCGCGCCTGCACCACCCCGGCGGCTTCTACCTGGGCAATGCCGCCGCCGAGCGCGAATGGAACACCGCCAGCGGCAAGGCGCAGTTCACCGCCTGCCCATTGCCGGCGCAACTGGTCAACGACGTGGTGCTGGCCCGTGGTGAAAAACCTGACCTGATCCTGCAGACCTTGCGCTCCCACGACCAGTACAACACCACGCTGTACGGCCTGGACGACCGCTACCGTGGCGTGTTCGGCCTGCGCGAGGTGGTCTTCGCCAATGAGGCGGACATCCGTCGGTTGGGCTTCGCGCCGGGTGACAAGGTGGACATGGTGTCGCTGTGGGAGGACGGCCTGGAGCGGCGGGTCACGGGCTTCACCCTGGTGGCCTACGACATTCCCACCGGCCAGGCAGCTGCCTACTACCCGGAGACCAACCCGCTGGTGCCTCTGGAGAGCTACGGCGACCAGACCTTCACCCCCACCT
This genomic stretch from Pseudomonas entomophila harbors:
- a CDS encoding MFS transporter; this translates as MNQSLGAIKRWRMQIFAITWLAYAAFYFTRKAFSVAKLGIAEDPTFMLDKAAMANLDAIYLAAYAVGQFTWGMLADRFGPRVVVLGGLLISAVAAVVMGSYATFPIFATCMLVQGLAQSTGWAGLCKNIGSFFPASQRGRVLGLWSSCYAFGGLVASPFAGWWAYTLVGTWHAAFFSSAAVVAGVAVLFFIFQRNKPEDVGLPAVEPEPQSMAPGANLCSVWAPLREILRNRTVLTLGLAYFMLKPARYAILLWGPVIVFEQMPTVGKVGAAIIPTAFELAGLLGPIIIGLASDKLFGARRMPACVISLVLLTVTLAGFMAAMHSGSVALVVALLFVMGLTLYGPDSMISGAAAIDFGTAKAGATAAGFVNGCGSVGAVLGGLLPGYFDSVTVFMIFAGTALFSALVLLPHWNSRPATAPQANDVAPNTGMAIKPLRT
- a CDS encoding FAD-dependent oxidoreductase, yielding MRPFWLQQALDQEDEALCPPLQGDARCDVCIVGGGYTGLWTALMLKEQAPQLDVLLVEADICGAGASGRNGGCALSWSAKYFTLERLFGVVEAIRLVRESERSIEAIGAFCRANGIHCDYRMDGTLYTATNQAQVGGTDAVIAALEQKGINSFQRLPLAQVQRVAGSSRHLEGWYSPAAATVQPGRLVRGLRRVALQRGVRIHEGTAMTGLEHGAPVQVRTQGGTVRADRVVLGLNAWMARAFPQFERSVAIVSSDMVITEPCPELLRQIGLDSGVSVLDSRIFVHYYHNTSDGRLMLGKGGNTFAYGGRMLPVFDQPSPYQPLLRDSLTEFFPALADVPLAASWNGPSDRSVTGLPFFGRLDGQGNVFYGFGYSGSGVGPCHMGGQILASLALGLDNDWTRSPLVKGPLGQFPPEPIRYLGSLMVRNAIRRKEHAEDRGARPRRLDVRLARFAAAAGKADKG
- a CDS encoding sensor histidine kinase is translated as MKWPRTLASRLALIFFTGLVLAYGLSFSLQAYERYVSSRSMMLSNLEMDVATSVAILDRLPAAERPAWLTRLERRTYRYRLDGGVQGTAMPTADPPMAAESIVKAIGGQYRLTFQEIPGPNAHFQAHLRLADGAPLTIDVTPTPVPVATWLPGVLLIQLLVLLSCTWLAVRLAIGPLTRLVQAVDNLDPNSPGPLLDESGPREVRYAAVAFNALQARIAAYLKERMQLLAAISHDLQTPITRMKLRVEQMDEGLEKEKLWHDLDAMEHLVREGVAYARSMDSSTEAPCRVNLDAFLDSLVFDYQDSGARVDRHGSAQATLETRPHALRRVLVNLVDNALKFAGAARLEVNHEQGVTLIRVLDDGPGIPADELDEVLKPFYRVEASRNRSTGGTGLGLAIAQQLIQSMGGNLTLSNRLEGGLCAQIELR
- a CDS encoding response regulator, translated to MEHVDHILVVDDDREIRELVGNYLKKNGLRTSIVADGRQMRAFLENNAVDLIVLDIMMPGDDGLLLCRELRAGKHRNTPVLMLTARNDETDRIIGLEMGADDYLTKPFSARELLARINAVLRRTRMLPPNLTISESSQLIAFGPWRLDTTARHLLDSEGTLVALSGAEYRLLRVFLDHPQRVLSREQLLNLTQGREADIFDRSIDLLVSRLRQRLGDDAREPTCIKTVRSEGYVFSLAVQLLGASI
- a CDS encoding DUF2790 domain-containing protein, with translation MNAKTFASASLFALLSLGAFAAQAATQPAPETMPYHYGEHLDVKKVLSIQTDPSVSCGVANSRMNYLDSQGRQHDLQYLTYATDGCHEH
- a CDS encoding thioredoxin family protein; translated protein: MTSIPGGAWRRPGRVLLVAVAATCALGGLALAARSPAPDLGAMPPLAGAQQWLNSPPLDGAALKGKVVLVDFWTYDCINCRRSLPHVNDWARRYADQGLVVIGVHTPEYDYEHDVGNLRTQVRQLGIGYPVAVDNDYRIWNAWGNQFWPAHYFVDRRGQVRHVHFGEGDYAGQEQVIRQLLDERE
- a CDS encoding DMT family transporter, whose amino-acid sequence is MSSSTPLSGVNQPLRGIALVVVATFLFASHDGLSKFLGGVYPIIMVVWARYVVHTLLMAGIFLPKAGLAVLRTRRPLLQTLRALSLLSTSLLFTAGLQYLPLAEATSVNFLAPVLVTALSVPLLKERVTLGQWVAVVMGFIGVLVVVHPGGALFTPAILFPFGSALGFCFYQLLTRKLAAHDSPTTSNFYAGLCNTLIMTALVPFFWQVPAWPHVLLMLALGGCGMTAHLLLTQAFRHAAPALLAPFSYCQIVFAGLLGAVVFGQVPDGMSLAGISVICLSGLAAAWMQRRG
- a CDS encoding FdhF/YdeP family oxidoreductase; the encoded protein is MNEEEHIKRYNGPAAGWGALKSVTKAWLGSENAVKNIRMMLKTNQDSGFDCPGCAWGESPESGMVKFCENGAKAVNWEATGRSVDPAFFAKYSVGALLEQSDYWLEYQGRLSHPMRYDAATDHYVEISWDDAFALIAQHLNSLESPDQADFYTSGRASNEAAFLYQLFVRTFGTNNFPDCSNMCHEASGLGMSSTLGVGKGTVVFHDLEQADAIFVIGQNPGTNHPRMLEPLREAVERGAQVVCFNPLKERGLERFQHPQHPFEMLSNGSEPTNTAYFRPALGGDMAVLRGMAKFLLQWEREAQANGMPPVFDHAFIKAHTDGMDDYLAQVDATSWEHIVEQSGLSKAEIELAARMYRKAERVIMCWAMGVTQHRHSVPTVQEIVNLQLLRGNVGRPGAGLSPVRGHSNVQGDRSMGIDEKPPTWLLDNLQQRFGIEVPRGHGHNAVLAIQAMEEGRTKVFVALGGNFAQATPDTPRTHAALRNCELTVHIATKLNRSHLVTGRDALILPCLGRTEIDIQGEGPQGVTVEDTFSMVHISHGQLKPRSPHLRSEPAIIAGMAKVTLGDRPIDWDWVVADYGRIRDLIADTIPGFADFNARLHHPGGFYLGNAAAEREWNTASGKAQFTACPLPAQLVNDVVLARGEKPDLILQTLRSHDQYNTTLYGLDDRYRGVFGLREVVFANEADIRRLGFAPGDKVDMVSLWEDGLERRVTGFTLVAYDIPTGQAAAYYPETNPLVPLESYGDQTFTPTSKFVAIRLERAQPDALIHAVAG